In Toxoplasma gondii ME49 chromosome II, whole genome shotgun sequence, the genomic stretch GCATCTCTTACACGGACAGTGTTGTCTCCATCGACATACCGTCGCGTTCGCAATCATGTTGGCAGGATTCGTCAACGAAAAAAATCGAACGGATTGGATAACCTCCTCAGACTAGATGCTCGCGTGAACAACCTCCCAAAAAGCAACGATCCAAAAAACACCGTCACCATCACCTAATTGGTAACACCTGCCCCCAGCCATGTGTATCCTCTCCATCAAGCCTCAAAAAAATTCCCACACTGCAACTCACTGCGATATCCACAGAGGACGCAACGGACAAAAGTACGTATTTTGATGACGATTGAAGCCACTTGGAGCGTCTCGTGAGGTGTGACACTGTAGACGGTAAACATCAGTCCGTGGATGCGGAATGCTATATATGCGGAAAGTGAAAGATGAGCACCCACGCCGTTTCCGCCAACCGAGCCACCTCCCACAAGTCTGCACTACTAGAGCGTTCTTAGAGTAAAAACGGACCGCGCACACAGAACACACTTTGATAAACGGCGGAATCGACAGCGCCGCTACTTCTCCTGGTCAATGCCACTACAATCACGAGCATGCGCCAGCATTTCCAgagctgaaaaaaacgcCGTTAGCGAATTCTCTGCGCCGCATTCACCGACTATGAATGTCCGCAACCAGAAGATGCTCACGAACACCGACCGCTCCCTGCCGGTGTCCTTCCATACACCAGAACAAAAAACCGCAGTTCCCTCTGTTCACATCGACCGAACATCATTTTTCTGCACTACGAAGTCTACGCTACGGAGAAAGACGGCTTCCGCGCCTTCTGCTGGGAACTTAGTCTTGAAGAACACTGCGGTCTCTGCCAGTCCTTACGCCCGCCGTACCGCGAAGCCATAAGCTCTATGAATATGACTCATTAGATCGTCAACTCCAGCCTCTAGTTCACGGCCCTATCGATCTATACAATTCTGCGTTAGACACCGTCCGTACGCGTAGTTCCGTAACGAGTTCTCCCCTATCCGCACGAGGTCCCATTCGACCGGCAGTAATCGCGCGTCCGTTCTACCACGATTCGTACGTTATCAAAATCCCGATGAGCTCTGACGCTTCCCTCGGAACACACTGGTTGCCTGTTTCTAGTTCCCACGTGGTGCGCCCACACTGACACCTACGACAACTTATGATAAAACTCCCTCGTGTCTTCAAAGGCGTCCGCTAAAAACTCCCTAGAAGAAACAGTATCTGACACTCGGAGGACCCCACCCTTCACATGCGCACTGACACATTTTGCTGGGCAGGGGTGAGGCTTTCACCGGGAGATCCCTGATTCCACGAAGAACTCGCCTCCCCCTGTCCGTCCATGTCTTCCCACTGCGACTCAAGGTCGTCTTTCTCGGTCCTTTCCaaaagagaggcggcagcagCTACAGCCGCCTCTTCGCCCACCGCTTGAAACATTTCAATCATCAGCTctacgcatgcagctgtCGTACGCGAGTCTTCGCTACCACACGTCTTCTCACCTGcctcctccgcttcctcgAAGTTTCCGTCAGCCCCGTCGCCTagctgtgtctctgcacgcAAGCCCTTGGTGCCACTCAAGTCGATTGCGAGCGCAGGACGAGCACTACCTGACTCTTTGTCACCCCAAGTTTCCCCGGATTCCGGAAATGTCTCCGATCGAACGACGGCGGCAGGAGTCACAGGAAGTGGCGAGACACCGAGGGTCCCAAGTCCCCCGTCTCCACACTCGCCGCCTTTCTCGAGACAGCTGATACTTCCTGACCACCCTGACAAAATCTGGCTTGCGACTGGAGACAAATCGTACGCCGACGTCGTTGTCGACGAGGCTCGCGAGAACGACCCCGCAGTACAGACAGTCGACCGGCTAGAGAATCGGCGGAGACATGAGAGAGTCCCCATCGAGAGCGTTCCAACTCGCGACAGCACAGAACCGTTCGCCCACGCAGGCCCCGAATccgccttcccctctccttcagagctgtcttcttcgaatTTCCCTTTGTGCTCACCGCTTCCTAGAGACTCGGCTGCGCAAGTGTCGGAGACTGGCACACTTGCCTGGCCTTTCCCCTCACGCAGAAGCGACGCGTTCCTTGATACATCTCCCTCCTCGTGTGGCTCGACACCACCATGAATCGCCGTCGCTTCGACCTCAGTGCACGCGCCTGCGGTTCCAGTACGGTCAAAGACGCGACATCTCCCCTCACCCTCATACCTGCCCACCTCAAGTCTCTCAGCGCACACCTTTGCCGGCACAGGTTGCCGTGAATCCGAAGAAACTgccagaagagacgacgTTTCCTCGTGACAAACACGACTTTCCTGGATCGACGCCTGGCGACTCAAACTCCGATCTTTCACCTCCGAAGCCGTCTCCTCGTTGGACTGCTGCTCGGTCTTTCGATCAGAGTTTCGAAAGCCTTCCTCTCTACCAGCCCGTCCTTCCACTGCCTggacgagaagacgacgtGTCTGATCCCTTTCTCCGGACGGCTCGGGGTCGAGGACGTCTCCACTCGAAGCAGACACCGGCGCTGCGCCTGCCGCCAGACGACTCTGGGCTTCTCCCCTCCACTGCAGCGCCTCTTCGATGTCTTCTAAACCACAGGGGATGCCTAAAAGAAACTGCAGCTTCCGTCGCTTCCGCAGTTGCTCCTCCTGGTCGTCCGCCACGTTATCTTTGTTGCTCTCCTGCCGACCTTCGCCGGATGTGAATGTCTCAGACACGCCGCGTTTCACTGCCGTGGTTTTCTCCCCGAGGACAGATATCGAGACACTTCGTCTGACCCTGGGCACCGGATTCCCCGCGCCTCCATGCACCACATGTTCCGCCGCGCGTTCCGCCGTCAAGCGCGCATATTCGTTGTGCGGCAATACACCTGCGATAAGGCACTCGATCGGGTCTACCACACTCACGCCGACTTGGCTATCCGCGACGGTCTGGGACCCGCGAGGTTCTCCCAGGCGTGCTTTCCTCGCAAACTCCTTGGCCAGCGTCGCGGCCTCAACTGGCAATCGGGGAACCGATTTCTCTGAATCCCCAGCTATCGAGAacgccttcgcctcgccaGCCTTCTCTCCAAGAAAGCCTTCTCCGGCTTCCACCTCCGCATGCCTCTGACGCCAGGCTCCGTAGGACTCTGAGGCTTGCATACAGTCCGATCGACTTCGACTGTCCTCCTTTGCGTCACCCAGGCTGGATCCGTTCGTCGCCGGGGACCGACAAGcccccttcgccttcgccgagGACACCTGCGACGTCGacagtgtctctctgttgcctTCAAAACGGGATCCACACGGTCCTTCCGACCCGACCTGAGCGCAGTTCCACAGTCCAGCGAGGTTGTCATTTTCGGCGTCGCAGCCTTCGCTGGAAACCGCATGGCCTGGCAAAGTCGTCCCCCCCCGCTCAGAGGGTACCGCGCGCAGGGCGTGTCGAGAGGACCGGCCAGCCATCTGGTCCTTCTTGTGGCCTTCAAGGCGACTCCGCAGCACCGCCGCAGCTGCCGCATGCAAGGCGTCGAGCTGGTGTTGAGTCGCGTCAGGCGCCGACGATGCGTGACCGCTGTGACTCGCCCCTCGCCCGTGGGTACCAGGCAATAAAGAACGTCTGCCGCAATCTTGCTTATCTCGTCGCGGAGTGTCCCTGGCTCTGCGGGGACCAGCGTTTCTGGCGTTcggagctgcagaggcggcgcggcACGACCCGGCCCGGAGAAGCACCGCGGAGCTGCCGGCCTTGCCGTCTTTGTCCACTCGACGGTCGCTGGCATGCCCTGCTTGGATCCCAGGTTCTCGGGGCTTCACTGCGACTGCAGCCTTCGCCAGGCCAGGCATGGTCTCCAGCTGCCCCTGTCGTCGGACTACTGTCCTTCTGGGAGGAAACGGTGACGCTGTGGTGCCGGCTGCgcttcgagagaaacgcacatTCAACGAAGCGATTCGTGCTTCGGCCAGCGTGCGAATCGGGGCGCCCGGCCCCCAACTCTGGACTGGGGGGACCTGTCTGGGACTGTCGCTCGGCGCACCCTTgagtttctctgtttgcAGCGCGGCACTTCGTCCGACCTCGTCTGTTCTTCGCCGCGACACACCCGCCTTAGACAACTCGGGCCGTGATGCCCCCGTTCCAAAGGCGCCACCAAacctcgcctccgcctccgtcAACGACCGTGGCACGGCTGTAGGTGTCTTCACTCGTCCTGGCTGGTCTTGGAGAACAGCTTTGACTACGTCGCCGCAAGAGGGCGACCTCGATTCGGATCCTCGCGCGAAGCCGTGGGCGTTGTCTGTCGCGTCCAGACCCGCCTTCACGGAATTCTTGCAGGATGACCAGCAGCCACTCAGCGGCGTGCACCGCGCCTCAGTCCCGCCGACTTCTTTAGGTGACCCCGTCTGTCGGACGAGTCTCCCGAGTTTCTCGCGGCACTGCATGCTCGACAGCTCGTTCGCACTGCCCACCGGGCTGTCCATCGTTGACAGTCTGGACGGACCCATGACTCGGTCTGCTGCCACCTTCTGCGCGGACGTCGGTGTCACTGAGATCTCTCCAGCTCCGTTTGCCTCTCGTAGCCTCTCTAGCAGGGACTCCAAAACCATTTGTGACCACAGTCCGCGAGAGCGCGCCACCGCTTCGAGAGTTTCAGAAAGCAGTGATCCGTTCTTTTTCGTCGGCGCCACGACCTTGCCtatctcttcgttctcttctgctcccgAGCCCTGCTGCAAAGTGTCAGTAGTGCGGTGCAGCCGCTCGTCCTCATTTGGTTGAAACGCGTCCTTCGATTTCAACTCCGACTTGCTTTCTGCCTTGGCCTGCGTGCTGCCCTGCTTCTCAGAAATCCATCCCAGGGACTGGAAGGTAtcttcgcatgcatctgcgATGGCAACAGCAGCTGCCGCCGTCTCCTGCGGCCCGAGGAGAAATGGGCAACCACCGGAAAAAAGCTGGACCTGAGGCAAGCAATGCTTCGTCCTACACGCGACGGGGCAAGCGCCCGTGATGTCTCCGTATACCGCAGCGCGCGAGGCCTGGAGTCTGCGGAGATTAACTGGGTCCGCCCTCTCCACGAAGGTGCAGGCACTCGACGAAACACACCCGCCGTGAGAGCGGCCAGCACCTGCAAAGTTCCCCGGGAAGCCGCCAGCGCAACAACTTTCTGCAGCGCCCCGTACGAACGTTGACGAACTCTTGTCTCCACTTGCACTGCGGACCGCATCAGCTGTCGCCACTCTCCAGCACCCACTGCATGTGCTCTGGCCGCAGCTGTCCAGCCGAGAATCGCCTCTCCACGGTGTGACACAGTCCATGCCGCTCAGACTCAGGCATTCATGGTCGATCGTGACGCCTTTCTCATTCATCACCTCCGCATGTCCCCTGGCCGAACTTCGCTCGCAGCCACACACGACGACCTCACCGAAGCATCCGGTAGTTCTCCACTCTCTGTTGCTCGGCGACGGGAAGCTCTTGGCCGCATTCAAACTGCAGGCGCACATTCTCGGCGGGACCGCACAGCGGCAGAGCCGTACCGTGCCACAACACGGTAGATTTACCTCATCTCTCAATTTCTCGCCCACGGAGACGTCGGAGCGACACCCTGGGGTCCCCGCGAGAAGGCTGTTCGCCGGAGAGGCAACCCCCAGCTTTGAGTTGGAGGGCGACATTATTTCCGGTGAGCTTGTGCACAGTGAGTACTGGCGCTTCGCGCCTGACGCCGACACCGTCAAGGAGCACGACGCTTCCGGTTGCGCGTCTACGACCGCCGCGTCAGCTGGAGATAATACACTAGagccttctcgtcctccaAAGATTCTGGACGCCGGCGACTCTGAGCCACACTCGAGGCGGTTTTCGTTGTCACTGCTGTTTTGGTTATTACATAGAGAAGCGGGAACTGGAAGATTGACACTTTGCTCCGTTGAAAGCACCGCCGCGGAGGACTCAGCTGCCACGACTGAGACGAACACATTCTCGTCAATGGGAGGTGTCTGTtaacatacacacacacagagcaGAAAAGGGTATGACACAGATTCAGGCAGGTAGTTCTTCTGTATCTATTTTCGTACAAGGCTTTCGTCGACACTACGTGACAACTGTAGCTGTAACGCATTACGTAAACTGTAAAGATAATGCTGTCCGACTCTGATACTTCACGCAGGAGTTGCTGTCTCCTTGGATAAAGCAAGCGCTGTTTGTAAAGTTATCTCCCTTCTTACCCGAACAAGACGGGACCCTGGGGATGAGGCAGCTACAGGAGTGTTGTCCTTGGATTCTTCTTGAATTGAAGTTGGAGTAtcctctcctcctgttcGCCGTAGAACAAGTCGTGGTCTCGTCagcttcttgttttccttctccgcatGTGGCTGGCACTGCAGACTCTGCACCTCGCCTTCTTGAGTGGAGTCGTCTTCCTTGGTCCCCGCGGCCAGTTCAGCACCTGTCGACACGGCACATCCGATCTCTGACGGTTGCGGTTCCTTGTCACGAACTCCAGTCTCAGAAGTCTTGCTTGGATGACTCTTAACTTCCTCCGTCGGCTCTCCCTCCATCCTTGGCTCCGTTTCTGCCAGTTGCCTTTCCGCAgactccttcctctcctctcgatgCACGGGCACAGCGGATTTTCCTTCCGCCGCGGTACTCCCCCAGGTGTCCCGCtttgcttcgtctgcgcTCTGTCTGTTCGGCAGactgcgcgtttctcccccGCTACCGcgcgcctttgtctcctggGTTGTCTCCATGTGTGATGAGCGCTGCACGGTCTCCGTGATATCCCGATTCTCAGAGGCTTCAACTCGTGTCTTGAACATCGTTTCAGAACGCGTTGTCCTCACCGttgcctctgtgtcttttgACTTTTCAAAGTCGTCTGCTCCCTTCTCCGGTATCGCCGCGTCATTGGCTGGaatgtctgtttctctccgacCCTCCGGAACAGTCTGGCACCTCGCCATCGCTGCGTCAACTCCGACTGTCTCACTCGCTGCAAGCGCCACACCggcgtcgtctttctcggcgACGAAACGGTCGCTCTGCTCCCCGGACTTTCCCCTATCTGTTCCAGGCAGATCCACAAAGTCTTCACATCCTCTCTTGTTCCACACGCCATCCGGCAGCATGCACAGTTTGCTTATCTCGTCCGGGGACTTGTCTTGGTCGGCGGAAATGCTTTCCTGGTCACTGAACTCTTGGGCTGCGTGGTGTGCAAgagacgacggcgaggacTGGTCCCGAGACTCCCCCCAGGATGCGCTGTCCGAGAATGCACAGGTGGACGCCGCGGCTTCACTGCTTGGAGGTGAGAGGTCCTGCTCGTCGGTATTGTCCATCTTTGTCTGAGAAAGACACTGATTCGCGTCGAGTAAGTCCCCCATATCCGGTTCCTTACACGGCATCGCATAGTCCGAGACACCGCACACTCGCCTTTGTCTTTGCAGACCCGGAACCGGAAGACCGTTCAGCATGATTTCCCGGAGGCGTTCAACCACCTTTCACAGACTCCCCCGTGGGTTCGGCAAGACTCGCCTTGGAACCCTGTGTGCCACCCCGACACGGCCGCCGGAGAGAGCGCTAGACACGAACGGCCGTTGGAGAGGGCGCAGTATGCCGTTCTTCAACGCAGAGTAGAGCGCGTCCTTTGAAGGAAACAACAACGCACTGGAGGCGGCTAAATTCCACCgtgaaaaaaacggaaaaaactGTTTTCCCTGGCCGACTCTTGCCAGTGGAGTTCGGTAACGGAGATTCCCTCTCTGGTCTGATTCTGTGCACTACCTCAAGAACGGGTTTGAGCCCTGGACATACGAAGGAGACCGCAGCACACCTGAGTTGAGCTCGTTACCACGACTCGGAGACGATTCTCTTCACAGAGTAGTCTTCCTCGCACGAAAGTGTCCCCGTGTTCTGCAACATGTACACACTGTTACAACCGGATTCTGGGCACCGTTCCAAGAAGCCGGATCGCAGGTGCGATCGCCGTGTTGACAGGCTTTCTAAAGCTCTGGTAAACGGTTAAGTCGCGGAATCCGGACGACAAAAAGTGGACGCAACGGCACCGGGCTTTTCCCTAATCTGGAAGGCGGTTCTGTGGCGACGGATTTCGGTTCCGTATCCAGGGCTTCTTGGGTGAAAAAACGCGAAtggcagagaaaagcgacgaaTGCACACACTGGATCTTGGGGCTTCAACAACTGTGGCCTCAGTTCTGCTCACAAACACGCAAGGCTGCTCCAGGTTGCCGACTGCATTTCCCGGACCCGCCAGACCCGAActtcagagagacacacggacCTGGAAAAGCGAGAGCTGCACTAGAAAAAACGAGCAGAACGCCCGTCTCATGTGCCCAGCCGTCTCTCTGGACAACACTTCTCGTCCCCTGGGGGAGGACCCGGAGAGAAAGTGACAATCGGGAGATGTGGGTTTGGACATCCCGCGAAAATCGAGGGACATCGGgacggaaaaagagacgccCCCCCCCGCGCGCGCTTCACCCGCCAGTGACGAAGTGGCTAGACGGCACACCTTCGGCGATTCGACCTCAGACTTTGTCTCCAAAGAAAAAACCAGCGCTGCAAGATTTTTCTCcccgagaaagaaacagagcggCACGCCGGGAGCAAAGAGTCTGCAGAAACGGAAGTCGGATCCGCGCCCTCTGCCTGCCACCTCTCGGTCTGCAAGCCGAGGTAACGGCTCTCCGGAACCAGCTTGCCGCACTGGACGACTCCCAGCGCGGCAGAAGAGGTGTGCACATACAGAACTTCCCTTGGAAGGACGGTCAATGCGTGGCGGAGTTTGTGAACAGCGGCGTCGCTACACAGTCCATTTCTCTTTGAAAAGAGGGTAAAGGCCACACGGAAATGCTTTTCCAGGAAAGTGACTCGAGGTATGAGCAACACCTGGCCCCACAGTTCTCCCGAAAGGCGTTTTCCCTGGTGGGTGGCAGGCAGGCTCTGAGCGTCGCACGTACCAGAAgccctcttttctccggcgACTCTAGGGGCGAAAGGTGTCGAGTAGACACAGGACGCGAAGACAGCCGAATCCACTGTTGCAGAACCGGGGAAACAGACGATTCGAACGTTAACCGACCAGCATTCTGAAGCGAAAAGTGAAATGAGGAAATGGAAAGAcggcaggagaagaagcaccTGACGGAAACGGCTAAAAATGTGTTGCGCAACGTCTCCGGCTCTAGGATCGGCCAAGCGGCTCGTCCCTTAACACAGGGGGGGTGCGCCACGAATCGAGACGCGAGGAGCTTTGGGGCTTTCGGGAAAGTCCCGAAAGCAAAGCGCCCTGAAAGGTCTGCGAAGCAGCTTTGCGCGCCTGTTGCACCCGATTGTACGTCCGGGGTTTGGGGGAAAGGGGGGGTGGTTGTAAAGGTTCACGTGGAGAGAAATGCGAAATTGTGATGACCAGCCGTTCACACCAAACACACGATTCGGGCAGATGGCGAGAAAAACATTCATTCCAGGGAACACACAACGCCTCAGTCCGACGCCAGTGCGTGACACTCGAGCCTCTCAGTCCA encodes the following:
- a CDS encoding hypothetical protein (encoded by transcript TGME49_221400), producing the protein MLNGLPVPGLQRQRRVCGVSDYAMPCKEPDMGDLLDANQCLSQTKMDNTDEQDLSPPSSEAAASTCAFSDSASWGESRDQSSPSSLAHHAAQEFSDQESISADQDKSPDEISKLCMLPDGVWNKRGCEDFVDLPGTDRGKSGEQSDRFVAEKDDAGVALAASETVGVDAAMARCQTVPEGRRETDIPANDAAIPEKGADDFEKSKDTEATVRTTRSETMFKTRVEASENRDITETVQRSSHMETTQETKARGSGGETRSLPNRQSADEAKRDTWGSTAAEGKSAVPVHREERKESAERQLAETEPRMEGEPTEEVKSHPSKTSETGVRDKEPQPSEIGCAVSTGAELAAGTKEDDSTQEGEVQSLQCQPHAEKENKKLTRPRLVLRRTGGEDTPTSIQEESKDNTPVAASSPGSRLVRTPPIDENVFVSVVAAESSAAVLSTEQSVNLPVPASLCNNQNSSDNENRLECGSESPASRIFGGREGSSVLSPADAAVVDAQPEASCSLTVSASGAKRQYSLCTSSPEIMSPSNSKLGVASPANSLLAGTPGCRSDVSVGEKLRDEVNLPCCGTVRLCRCAVPPRMCACSLNAAKSFPSPSNREWRTTGCFGEVVVCGCERSSARGHAEVMNEKGVTIDHECLSLSGMDCVTPWRGDSRLDSCGQSTCSGCWRVATADAVRSASGDKSSSTFVRGAAESCCAGGFPGNFAGAGRSHGGCVSSSACTFVERADPVNLRRLQASRAAVYGDITGACPVACRTKHCLPQVQLFSGGCPFLLGPQETAAAAVAIADACEDTFQSLGWISEKQGSTQAKAESKSELKSKDAFQPNEDERLHRTTDTLQQGSGAEENEEIGKVVAPTKKNGSLLSETLEAVARSRGLWSQMVLESLLERLREANGAGEISVTPTSAQKVAADRVMGPSRLSTMDSPVGSANELSSMQCREKLGRLVRQTGSPKEVGGTEARCTPLSGCWSSCKNSVKAGLDATDNAHGFARGSESRSPSCGDVVKAVLQDQPGRVKTPTAVPRSLTEAEARFGGAFGTGASRPELSKAGVSRRRTDEVGRSAALQTEKLKGAPSDSPRQVPPVQSWGPGAPIRTLAEARIASLNVRFSRSAAGTTASPFPPRRTVVRRQGQLETMPGLAKAAVAVKPREPGIQAGHASDRRVDKDGKAGSSAVLLRAGSCRAASAAPNARNAGPRRARDTPRRDKQDCGRRSLLPGTHGRGASHSGHASSAPDATQHQLDALHAAAAAVLRSRLEGHKKDQMAGRSSRHALRAVPSERGGTTLPGHAVSSEGCDAENDNLAGLWNCAQVGSEGPCGSRFEGNRETLSTSQVSSAKAKGACRSPATNGSSLGDAKEDSRSRSDCMQASESYGAWRQRHAEVEAGEGFLGEKAGEAKAFSIAGDSEKSVPRLPVEAATLAKEFARKARLGEPRGSQTVADSQVGVSVVDPIECLIAGVLPHNEYARLTAERAAEHVVHGGAGNPVPRVRRSVSISVLGEKTTAVKRGVSETFTSGEGRQESNKDNVADDQEEQLRKRRKLQFLLGIPCGLEDIEEALQWRGEAQSRLAAGAAPVSASSGDVLDPEPSGERDQTRRLLVQAVEGRAGREEGFRNSDRKTEQQSNEETASEVKDRSLSRQASIQESRVCHEETSSLLAVSSDSRQPVPAKVCAERLEVGRYEGEGRCRVFDRTGTAGACTEVEATAIHGGVEPHEEGDVSRNASLLREGKGQASVPVSDTCAAESLGSGEHKGKFEEDSSEGEGKADSGPAWANGSVLSRVGTLSMGTLSCLRRFSSRSTVCTAGSFSRASSTTTSAYDLSPVASQILSGWSGSISCLEKGGECGDGGLGTLGVSPLPVTPAAVVRSETFPESGETWGDKESGSARPALAIDLSGTKGLRAETQLGDGADGNFEEAEEAGEKTCGSEDSRTTAACVELMIEMFQAVGEEAAVAAAASLLERTEKDDLESQWEDMDGQGEASSSWNQGSPGESLTPAQQNVSVRM